Below is a window of Phocoena sinus isolate mPhoSin1 chromosome 2, mPhoSin1.pri, whole genome shotgun sequence DNA.
TTGCTTAAGTGGATGCCTTGTCTGGTCTCTGAAGCAGTCTGATGCAGTTTCCCCTTGTTTTCAGGTGAAATCAGGTGCTACTGCGATGCCGCCCACTGCGTGGCTACTGGTTACATGTGTAAGTCTGAGCTGAGCGCCTGCTTCTCCAAACTTCTTGATCCTCAGAACACAAATTCCCCTCTCACGCATGGCTGCCTGGACTCTCTCGCAAGCACAGCGGATGTCTGCCAAGCCAGACAGGTCCACAACCACTCTGGCAGCACTGCGCCCACGCTGGAGTGCTGCCACGAGGACATGTGCAATTACCGGGGGCTGCAGGACGTCCTCGCCCCTCCCAAGGGGGAGGCCTCAGGTAGGGAGAAGCCCTCTGACCGAACCCTTGCCTGGTCTCTAGGCTTGTGCCTGCCTGCTACTGATTTTGGTGTTAATGTGATCAGGGCTAGCAGAGGGAGAAGCATGGCTGGGTGCAAAGGGGCATCTCTACTGGGTAGCTTTCGTGTCCGCGTGAGCGTTAGACGTCTGTCTGCGTAATaggttttgcctgtttttccagCATTTTGAAGCCACTAAGAGACCGTTACTAATCGGTCATGACAGTTCGTAAACAAGTGTTTTTGGAAGCTTCTCTGCCACACTGGCAGCATTTCTGTTCTAAATATTGATTGAATTGTAAGCTTCTCTTTAATGGGGTGCCACGTTGAAAACGGAGGGGTGCCCGCGAATATCTCCAGGAGGGCTTGATCGATCGTCTTGCTTGTGTTCCTTTAGGACAAGGGAACAGGTATCAGCATGACGGGAGCAGAAACCTCATCACCAAGGTGCAGGAGCTGACGTCCTCCAAAGAGCTGTGGTTCCGGGTGGCGGTGATCGCCGTTCCCATCGCCGGGGGGCTGATCCTAGTGTTGCTGATTATGTTGGCCCTGAGGATGCTGCGGAGCGAGAGCAAGAGACTGCAGGACCAGCGGCAGCAGATGCTGTCCCGTTTGCACTACAGCTTTCACGGACACCACTCCAAAAAGGGGCAGGTGGCAAAGCTAGACTTGGAGTGCATGGTGCCCGTGACCGGCCATGAGAACTGCTGTCTGACCTGCGACAAGACGAGACAGGCTGACCTCAGCCACGACCGGATCCTGTCGCTTGTGCACTGGGGCATGTACAGTGGGCACGGGAAGCTGGAGTTCGTATGACGGGGTCTCACGGAACTGGACCTCTGGGGCCCTTTGAGTTCTGCTGGCCGGGAGCActttatctgaagaaaaacaaactcGCGTCATGACCTTCGAGAGATAGAATGACCTCTGCAAACAGAATCTTGGATATTTCTTCTGAAGGATTATTTGCACAGACTTAAATACAGTCAAAATGTATTATTtgctttaaaagtataaaaagcaaagagaagactCTGTACACTGTTACCAGGGTTATTTGCATCCAGAGGGAGCTGGAATCGAGTACCTAAATAAAAGAAAGTGTGCTCTATGTAAGCTCCTACATCTTGATTTATcatagaggttaaaaaaaaaaaaaaaatatatatatatatatatatatttttttttttttggtctgaaatTTTGCGATGTCTTGTCATAAATTAAAAACTAAGCAGGAAAGGTAAGGAACTACATattaatgatacaaatgaagacCTATCATTGCCCAGAGTAGGATCTCAACTATAGATTTTGGCTTaactttttcacttttattttttttttaaacaagaccAAGATCTCGTTTTTTCTTACATGGCACGTGTGTCATTTTCTTACAGTGTGGAGAATTTCTAAATGTGTACTGCCCATCATTCAGTGTCTTACCCACAGTTTTTTGTTAGGATAATGCTGGTTTTTAACTTTCATCTAATAGAAATCAGAAACTTATTTATACCAGGTCAGATATCACTGGTCAATTTCGGAAGTTGCCTTAGCAAAGAGTGGTATTTATCAACTTGATCTAGGTGCTCTGGAATATGTTTTCAAATGTGTCTACCTCcaatcagaaaaggaaacaaagctttTACTAAATGAAACTTCGTTTTGGTAACGTTAGTCACTGTCTACTTTTACTTCCTAATTCCTCAGTTTATTCTGTCTCAAACCTAATTTAATATTTTGGACCCCAAATTTAGCCAAACATGCTTGTACCATGTTCCTAGTTTTTAAGCCTTCCTTCCACacagtgttattattattttttttaacttctcaatCTTTAGAAAGATTTTCAAGAGTGAACGTTATATATCGAGATTTAAATAACAGTTTCCTCCCCaaatgattcttttatttatataatcaaaTAGACTTGGTTTTAGCCACTAACACACTATGTAACAGTGTTCCCACTCCTGGAGGACTTCGGCAATATAGCCCAGCCTGAATTTAAACCCATGccacatttgtttactttttccccCCAGATGGGTCTTTGCTATCTTAAATGTGAGAATaatttgtaggttcttttctcagtacttctgtatatttgaaacttTTGCTTAAAAATTAACCTATAGCCTGCGTATTTGAGTACATGTGGGGTTTTCTTTTACGAATGTTAAaggattttttgcatttttttctgggaTATTTTACGATCAGTATAATTTGGGTCCCTTAAGAAGACAGGTGCAGTCGCCCAGTTGATGGAAGAACCTGAGTTGAAATGACTAGTCTAAAAATGAATACCTAGGTTATTTAGGAACTAGTGGACCACAGCCCCAAACAAATTAGGCTATGGAATAAATACGCGTTTTAATAAATGGCATTCGTGTTGTGCTTTTTGAGATTGACAATTCTTGCACGCATGACTTACAGTTTATAAAAGGTATTACGTTTTATGTGTGTCCATTTTTGAGGGAGTCAAAGAATTTGGGGGCCTAACTCTCCAAACCTAAGAGAAGAGAACGGATCAAAATGGCCAGTTGGTGAAATTTCCACCCTCACCGCCTCTTCCGAGCTTTAGATCAAATTGCAGTAATTTCGTAGCCTGAAGGTTGAAAGACTTCTTGCCTCTTCTGCGTCCTCACGTCAGGGAGCGTGTCATGCAAGTCCCATGACTCTGAAGTGGCCTGTTCCCTTGCTTGGCCCGCTCTTATTCTTTATTCACCCCATTTCTTCCAAATACCAGTTAACTAGGAACTCGGGAATTCATTAGGAAATAAATAGAACAGTGAAGGATTGAAATTTATACTCTTGGAAACACTTTGAAATCAGTGAACTCCATCCTCCAGGAAGGCCTGCATCTGGGCTGGTGCTAAGGTCAGGGAAGTTTAGTGGCAGGTGAATACAAAGTGTCTCCACGTGGTTCTGTTTGGGCTGAGCTGCTTCCTGTTCTTTCTTGGGTAAAGGAGGCTGTTTACACCTCCCTGTTGGTGGGACGGTGGCTCTGTGCTCAGGGTGTCCTCAAGTTTTAGCCACGTAATAGGCAGGACCTGTCTCTTTCCGTAATAACAAACCCTCTCCCTTTGCTATCTCCTTGTTTAGTATTTGTACACGTTCTTGCCACCAGTTTTAAAGTTGGATCTGCACATAACTTGGACTTTTGACGAAAATATTGCAGGTTTCTCCACTTTGATTTTTCTAACAACTAAATATAGTGTCTACTTTTGGTTCCCTACGAGAGTGTAGAGGTTGCCAAGAGCGGAGATAGAGGACTCTTCATGAAATAATGACCTAGCTGATTCGGTGATGTAAGGATGGTGATGGATTTGTTTGTCTTTCCCTCATGGAGATGTTTGCCATTACTCTGAGGTGTCAGGACACGGCTGGGCTTACCAGGAACGGTCCTTGTTTAATATTGACATAGAACTCCCcccaaaaataattttccctttctaAGTGGAAATTTGCCCAAACCAGAGACAAATGGGACCAAATTTGCCATGATGTTTCTGTACGTACACCCCTTAAACATTTCTGCCCCTTTTGAAAAAGTTGATCTGTCCGTGGTTACATCTTTTATGTGattttttcctcccttatttCGAATGGCTCAGAGGCTTCCTAGAAATTGACTGGTGTGTCTCTAATTTCTGCTGAactgattttattaaaaacactgCACCATAGGGGGTTTGACCTCCCTCCTAAAATACCAAACATGTCCGCTTTAGAAAATCACAAAGCTCTCCTCTGAAGAGCTTGTAAATCTGGTTTCAATATGGCTTGATTATAGACTAAAAGCTTGAAAGCAGTGGCATCTAGTGTCATGAGTCTGGAACGAGCCTTTTTGGGGCCAGGACAGCTTTTTCTCCTTAGAGCCTCTAATTGTTCCTCTTCTGTGTCTCTTAGCCCAAATAACTTTAAACATACAAAAGCTACGTGGTGTGATGAGGTTGAACTCGTCCAAGGTAGCAGTCCAGAGCACTTGCGGGTCTCACAGCCTGGGTTCCTGTGCCCCTCTGTTCCCAGACGTGTGAACCTGGGCACATTACTTAGGCTCTTTGGATACTCAGTTCAGTTACCCACACAACGGGGGCTGTAATTACGCCTTATGTGATTCTTGTGAGGAGGTGTAGGAGGCGGTATTCCTGCTAATACACGAGTCTTGGATGAACTCAagtcccgcccccccccccccaaatcctCAAAATTGGAGAACTGATACCTGTTATTTACACAggggatattttcattttactctttAGTATTTCAGATCTTTGCATATTTGAGGTTTGCAAGCCCTTCTTCAGTTGCCTGCAGACtggatttaactttttaaatattcactttcAATTGACTGCTTTTAGTTTCTCCTAGCTACAAATCATGTTGGTTTGTAATTGTTTCCTTTTGCGATAATCTGGACGGCACCGATAGGAACGTTTTCTTTGTGCGCACCTATCCCGTTGGATGTTTGACGGAAGGAAGTTCTCTCAGAGTTCCAGCTGCTCCAGGCGCTTAATCCATTGAGAAAACCACAAAAGCCAAGTTAGGTGACCGAGTGCGTCAGAATTGCTTGAACAGTTTGTGTCTGATGCATTCTGAGCAGGTGCTACTATCAATTACGGTTTGCCCCATAGGTGTTCCCGACAAAATACAGCGGTTCCACTGGTTTGGAGGACTTTGTGAATGTTTTTGGGGGGCGCACTACTTAGTAAACGATCTACTTAATTTCCCTGGATGAAGTTAATTTAGTTATTACTCTGTGGGTCACAGTCCTCATGAGAAAACACTGCTGCAACACCAACTCTCTCCCTTCCTTGCACCCAATTCATTGTGTGGATGTTGCCCTCACTGCTGACAAAAAAACAGACCCTCGATCTGAGATCCAAtgcaataatgaaattaaatgctCTTTCAAGTTTTGACAACTCTGTATTTGAGGTACAGTTTTAGACTAACCACAACTTAGAGCCTCTAATTGTTAATTTGCTAACACCGCACGCTTCTGCAGTGCGGTGGTATCGTTCGCTTGTCTGCCCTTCCAGAAATCTGGAGATAGAATTGGGAAGGGGGACAGAGCTGAGTTTAACCAGACAGTAGGGTTTACTTGCAGCAAGGCCACCATTTTCCAGTGGTTCTGCTTTGTAACCTTTAGAAGTTTTTGTTACTTGGGGAGGGCTACCAACCTTACAGCCGCAAGCGTTGCCCTTTATGTGAATGTGAGTGTGGATAACCAGATGGGCATTGATGAGCAATCTGGGAGACACTTTGAATGAGCAGTGAGGTAACGTCTCAAGGCATTTAAGGAGATTCCTCAAGACTTCAGGGAGACTCGTCTACCTGGTGGCCAGCGGCCAGATGGCCTCTGGGGGCTATTTCAAATTGTATTTAGTTGCCTGTATCTCGCAGCCGTTGCTATTGGACTAAGCCTGAGCAGAACCCTGGGAAGACGAGTGGATAACTGCTTATCACACACCGTAAGTATACACACAGGCCATGCTACAGCCAAATGGCCTTTGTAATCCTGGAGTGATTTTACATTTAACAAATTTCAGGGGGGCGTGTAAGTAGATGTTGGAATTTGTCAGTGATTTGTTTTTAGACACTTGAAGACTGTGTTAGTTGTGATGAATTAATCAGGTCGGAGGCTGTCGTGTGGGTTTACTCTGAAAGATCTCGCGTTACAAACCTAATGGGACAAAAATTGTGTTGGCGGTCAAAACCAAGAGGAATACAGAAAACTCCTTACCCCTGGTCTCTTCCCCTTGGCATTTCCCTGGGGACTAATGAGGACAGTGGAGAAACACCACACTTCAAGCCGTTTCTGCCTTTTCAAGCATTAGACATTCAGGTGGAAACCTTTTTCACTAAATGCAGTGGATGTAATTTTGATACCATAGACTTTAACTCACGGTTGCCTTGGCGAATGGGCTATTTCTCACCTGGATTTAGGGATTAAACTGTGAACTCCTCGTGGGGAGGAGCTAGCATCAGTCACCTTTGTAGGTTTCCACAATCCAAGGAGAGAGTGAGATGAAGGACAGATCAAGGCTTCTTGTCAACAGGCATCTGAATTTAGACTGTCAGtaaataaagaaacattaaagCAGGTTGCTAGTGAGGCGAGAAAGCACTGAGGCGTGGCCCAATCCGCTCAGGCACCTTTTAACGTTAGCACAGCCTCCAGGTTAATTGAAGGAACCTGATTCTCACCAGAAAGTATATCCTCCCCCCAccatgaaaccaagagctgtacTTTCatcttagtatttttaaatatccaagATTTGCATCAAATATGGTTTCTCTAAGGAGTCAGGAATAAGTGCCCGAGAGCTGTGCTCGTCACAAAGCTCAGGGATCTGGAACTCGCAGGTGGATACACTATTTCATCCGCAACTGGGGCAACTGGGGCAACTCTGGcgaattctttttcttctcctggaaATGAGCCTCTGACCAGATGCTATAGTAAAAGCAAAGAGTAGTCTGCTGTGTCTTTTATTCAAGGACACACCAAAAGTTATAAAGAAATT
It encodes the following:
- the BAMBI gene encoding BMP and activin membrane-bound inhibitor homolog isoform X1 codes for the protein MDRHSSYIFIWLQLELCAMAVLLTKGEIRCYCDAAHCVATGYMCKSELSACFSKLLDPQNTNSPLTHGCLDSLASTADVCQARQVHNHSGSTAPTLECCHEDMCNYRGLQDVLAPPKGEASGQGNRYQHDGSRNLITKVQELTSSKELWFRVAVIAVPIAGGLILVLLIMLALRMLRSESKRLQDQRQQMLSRLHYSFHGHHSKKGQVAKLDLECMVPVTGHENCCLTCDKTRQADLSHDRILSLVHWGMYSGHGKLEFV
- the BAMBI gene encoding BMP and activin membrane-bound inhibitor homolog isoform X2, with the protein product MCKSELSACFSKLLDPQNTNSPLTHGCLDSLASTADVCQARQVHNHSGSTAPTLECCHEDMCNYRGLQDVLAPPKGEASGQGNRYQHDGSRNLITKVQELTSSKELWFRVAVIAVPIAGGLILVLLIMLALRMLRSESKRLQDQRQQMLSRLHYSFHGHHSKKGQVAKLDLECMVPVTGHENCCLTCDKTRQADLSHDRILSLVHWGMYSGHGKLEFV